The DNA region ACCGTCGGGGCCGTGAGGGATCCCTAATAACGCTGATGGCTCGGCCGCAAGCACAGCTGCACAGGGCCGCCGTTTGGAACGTGGGAAACTGGCAGCAAATTTTTCTATGATTCTCTTGCCTCTTGGGGACCTGGGAAATTAAGCTTGTGGGTTCGGAAGAACATGCTGGGAATCGAATCAAATTAGCCTACGCACCTTGCGCTTTTTGGCGAGGTGGGGCAAACCTGGACCACTATTAGGGAGATTTTAGTTTTATTTGGGAGTGATCAGCCAAGGAAAATTGCTTTGTCCTGTCATAAACTGTTGTGATTTGCAGATCTCTGTTCATGCATAAACCCCCAAGGATGTGCAGCCAAACACACTCCTAGCCCTAATTGCTGTTTTCTTTCCTATATGCCTGAAGGAAATTGGTGGTACTACCTGTAAAGCGAATATCATTTATGAAAAAGAAAACTGTGCAATCAATCGTCCTTTGAGCTCTGAAAGCTCGAGATTGAAGGTGAGTCCGTGCAGAGTGTTTCTGAAGCAAGACAGCATACGCAGGTCTACCGTCCGGCCTGCCAAGACCGCTAAATTCATCCACTGGTTGATGTAATATAAGGTGTGTTTGGAtcgggctaaagtttagccctgtCATATCGTATGTTTTGATGCTAATTAGGAGAATCCTTTGTTTAGAAAAAAACTAGGCAGGAGCACTGCCGATGCATCTAAGGGAGGAAGCAAGAGAGTTAACAGGTATTACAAGCTGTTGTGATTAGATGAAACAAATAAACCTCCTCAACTCATTAAGACAAACTAAGACACCACCGGGGCGGGGGCCCAAGATTATATAGATAATTAGTATATGTAATTTTCTATTTGGTATAATAAATTTTTGAAAATCCATCATAAACCTTATGAGACTATAATAAACCTTTAAAAGTCCATCACAAACCTCATAATGATTATTGTTTTTATTTTTTGTTACACTATTGTTATACTTTATGAGCTATACATATATTGGAAAGTAATTTTTATTATTCGTACTATATACTATAATTTTGTAAATAAAAATTAGTTCAATGGACCCTTATCTTCTTGCTTGCCCAATGGCCCTTAAAATTATAGAGCCGGTCCTGACCACGGGAGTGCCACAAGCTACCCTTCTAAGGCTAATTTCCTCCTTGATCAGTTGAAAAACTTGTGTTGGCTGCAACAACTTTTGATCAAACACCCTTCGTTTCCTCTCCTTCCAAATATTCCATGTAGTATAGAGCTGAATCGCAGAAACTGAAGGTTTCTCAACTTGTGGTAGCATCGCCAAGCTGTTCTTCCACCAATCTTCAAGCCCTTCATCCTGGTCAGCAGGTACCTGTATTATGCCCGACGTCCAATTGCTTACCAGGAGCCAGACTTGTCTTGCGTAGCTGCAGTGCAAACTGAGGTGTGCCCCTGTTTCAGGTTCCTGATTACACAAAACACAAACAGTATTACACGGCTAATGCCTAGCCATCGACTTGTCAGCTGTTAGGATCTTGCTTTGCATTAACAGCCAGCCAAAAAATCTATATTTCCCCTCTGCATGTGCACTCCAAACAGCTTTGGCATCAAAGGTACAATAAGTTTCCTTGAGTTGCGCATCAAAGGTACAGTAAGCTCCCTTGAGTTGCGCGAGGTAAGCTGACTTTGAGGTGTAGCATCCATTTGCCGTCCATCTCCAAATAATCTCATCCGGTCTATCAACTAGCTGTATTTGCTGCACGGGGTCCCAAAGCACCACAAACTCGGCCATTTGTTCAACAGAGTACATACTAGCTTAAAGAGTCCAGGTGCTATGTCCCTTGGTGCTCTCCTATTCAGCCAACTGCAATTCCAGAAGGTAGCTCGCTTTCCATCGTCCATGTGCACTATTGTGCTGGCTCTGAATAATTGTTTGTCCACTTCATCACATGGCGGAGTCGACCCAACCCACGGTCTACCAGGCTCGGTCCAGGCATACCACAGCCACCGTAGTCTTAGTGCCCTTccaaagcaattcaaatccaacacTCCCAACCCTCCTAGCTGTTTTGGCAACATTACTTGCTTCCATTTCACCAGGTAGTGCCCACCATTTACCTCCTCCGTTCCTCTCCACAGgaaagctcttcgtagccgatcATTCTCTTTAGGGCCCATTTTCTGAGAGCAAACACAATTAGAAAATAAATAGGTATTGCAGTTAGAACCGATCTAACTAAAGTCACTCTCCCTGCCTTGTTCACAAGTTTCCCTTTCCAAGCTGGGAGCCTTGCAGCAATCTTATCAATCAATGGTTGAACTTCAATTCTTTTTAAGCTTCTAGTGCTCAAAGGTAAGCCGAGATATTTGCAAGGGAAGGAACGAATTGCAAATTGCACAAGCGAAGTTTTGCAGTACCTCCTGTAGATCGACATTGTCACATTTTTTAGGGTAAGCTGCACTCTTGCTGAGGTTAACCTTAAGCCCTGAGGCATCCCCAAAAGCTTGAAAAACCTCCTTGATAACATCAATTTCTTCTTTCACCGGGTTGACAAAAACTGCAGCATCGTCGGCATACAGACTGATCCTGATTTTTGTCATACTTGTATGAATTGGTGACAGATTTGAAACCTTTTCTTCCAATGCTAACAAATGCTGCAATGGCTCTAATGCCAAAATGAAGAGCATCGGCGACAACGGGTCTCCTAGCCTGAGGCCGGTCATATGCTTGAATTTCCTGCCCTGCGCTCTATTGATAAGAACCGAAGAGGTGGCTGTAGAAAGTAAGGTAGAGATCCATCCTCTCCATCTCGGTCCAAAGCCCATTTTCTCCAAAACTTCCAGCAAAAAATTAAACATGAGCTAATTGCATATTAGGAGGACTAAACATGAGCttattataaaactaattgcagaagcctaaggctaattcgcgagacgaatctattaaatctaattaatttataattaacatatatttactgtagcagcACATGGGCTAATTATGGATTACTTAAACTTAATAGATTTGTCTTGCGAATTAGCCTAAGGGTTATGAAATTAATTTTATCGTTATTCTCCATTTAATACTTCCAATTAGCAATTAAACATTCGATGTGGAAGGACTAAACTTTAACCCTACCGAATCCAAATAGGACCTAAATGATCCAGCCTTTCCATAAGTTTTCTATTTCCCAGTCAGCAGCCAGGTTGGCTACGCCGCTGCATGTACATTTCGTGATTTTGTTAGAACGTCTTTGTCGTTGTAAAGAGCGCACGATTGGCATCGAGCTATATCAAGTTTGTTGGCCCatcaaaaaaagagagagagaagaaaataGGCTGCGTACACTGAGTATATCGCTATCATGTTTGTTCTAAAAAGATACCACTCGTTTCAAAAAATCATCAGGACAAATGTGCACGGAATTAAGAATCATATAAGTACATTTCTTATCTACTAGTACTACACAATACAAGAGCACGAATATGCTTACAGTTACGGTTAGATGGTAGCACATGCTCGGTGCAGCCAACATCAGTAACACATAGCTGTCATGTAGACGACTATCTCACACATGATATCCACCGCAGAATCGAGCATGGTTTCCGTCGACGGATCGATCGACAACTCATGGTCAGGAACAAGCCTGGACCAAACCTTTCTGATCTCCGGCGTCGCTGTCCGCTAGCCATCCACGGCAGAGAATCCACCAGCGAAGGCACTGCCTGCTGCTCTCGCTCGCAATCACAGAATGCTCGAGCGTTCAGCAAGCAACAGAGCATGCACGTTTTTTCTCcgacggcgagggcggtggAGACCACAGatcggtcgtcgtcgtcggagacGGGGACGTACCGGTACCGCCCGGACCCCAGGCACCGTCGCTGCTGGCGGCCTCGTTGTCGGAACAAGGACAGGGTTGGCGCCTGCCTGGTGAGACGACTACTGGAGGTGGCGGACGGAGCGAGCCACGCTAGCTGCTGACCGCGCGCGGCGCGGAAAATTACGGCGGCGAGGGTCGCCGGAGTTGGTGGAGACCCTTTCGGCGCTTCCGGAACACGATGCGACGGGTCCCGGAGGAAGAATGTGGAGGAATCGCTTCAGCGCTGTCTGCTTCTATGGATCGATGCAGCTTCAGTTCGAAGCTACTGACCACTGCGACACGAGCTTGGACTGGCTGTGAATGAGAACGGAATTTGAGGAATCACTGAGATTATTGATGTAAGCATTGATGGGACCACAAGAAGAAAATGGAAGCAAAATGGAAATATTGTACCCGATGAGACATCATGTGCCTGATCTGAATTCTGAAGCAATGGTGCTTGACGCGACGCAGGGGGAATGGACACGGCAGCTCGTGCAGCGACCGCTCTGCTCGCCCCATGATTCGACGCCGGTCATCGTCTCTGTCCTAGCTTAACCCAGAAGATCAACGCCTCTCTGTTTGGTCTCCCACAGCTCTCAACTGTTGAAACTGAAATGGCACAACAGCCGCAGCTATCGTCAGGTGTCTCCACATGTGATGGGGAAGCAACTGAAACAGCCGCAGGGTAGCAGGTAGTTCTGATTCTACAGTGCATCTGATAGGAAAGGAGCTTGCCCAAGAACAGTGTCCGACTGTCTGGGGATGAGCCAAAAAAATCTGGCCTTACCTTTAAACCTGAATAATTTAGAGAATATTATTGTTAAAGGTGAGTTTTTCTTGGAGGATACTACCGGAGAAAATTTGTTGAACATTTGTGCTTTAAAAATAGAACATGAGGAATGTAACTGTGCAAGAGATATTCCTTGGAGATCATATGTAGTGATAATGAgaggatttgcatttttttgGTAATAGACAATTTCCATGTTTATCTCGGAGAAATAACAACAATGCCATCTCTGTAACCTTTTTCTCATCACCAGCGATGGAAGCTGACGAGGACATGACTCGTatggatacaaacataataagaaTATATTTGGGGAGAGACATGAATGATAAGTATGCgatatgcttatgtacaaccattcgtgctaaagacaaggtgtgcttgttcctatgttatttgtttacttattttgagaatagattgctacctaaaaatattattataattaggaattatagagatgatgatggagtactcaaaAATAGacatggagggggagaggaccagcaagggatgtccaacccaagttagagtcctaaacaatatcaaattcgagtcaacttcggattccagaaccttacttcaccaaaactgacgccctaGCCAcgtacggagtcggatttggacgttctatatatggttggaaccagaatttcatagagcttccaatggcaccggtcccacctcaaaattccttctgagtcgacgggaattgtcgacacaagtgggcgtccagaatctgacagggtgctgtgtcaccatcTTTtcggccgttggcccgtgtaccgtgttgaagcccgttagggttgcgtccaggggacttgcacgcccctaactcacttttattcagtagccgtcgCCATCTtagggttttgcttagattcattctgtcatcaaacagtgtcgccgttcatcgatttgtgagaccccatctcgtaatcaagtctgtttgattgcatctcgttcttgcttgtgttcttgatagcgcttgcagggataaaccttcgtggcgaggtcattcgtgtgacacagGTGATAActaacggagcagtggtgtagtgattgcgaagttctgttcgttcggagtcttggatcatcaacgttgagttctccaccaatcaagtttaccgtacctctcggaagatcgggactcaacctcctatcagaAGCTATATGATGAATTGTCTACCACTCTACCTAGAGATATGATGAAGTGCCCACACATTGAAAAGCTGACAAATTGAATGGATACAGCAAATCAATAATGATGGTAGGCACTAGGCAGCAACGAATGGTCGACTTGAAACAAAATTTCTGGATACAAAAGATCCAGCTCAAATAATGTTACAACATTCTTGGGGTGTCAAAATCGATATGATCTGAACTTGGTCTTCCAAAAGGCGCACTGAAGCCATAACTATCAGAAGGACCGCTGTCAGGGGCAACTCCTCCCTCCCGCGTTCCAAAACCTGCCACTGGAGTGGAAGCCCACGGTGCCGGCATCATGGTTTCAGAACCGACGACAGTCACCACGTTCTGTAGCGTATTTGCGCCAGGTCGCCTGTTTGTGGAACTGCTAGATCCTATCGTGGGTATAGACTGCTGATTCTTCTGTGGGGACTTGGGACGGAGGCTCTCGATCTCTGGAGTTGTCACCAAGAGATGAGGAGCTTCAGGAGGCGGGTTACGACCCCCACCTCCCTGCCATACTTTTCCATCCCTATCTGCAAAGTTCTTGATGTATGCCTGCAAGGATGCAAATTCTTAGCAGCGCTTCATGGAATAAATGTTCTTCAAACTCAAATTCATCTGTGTTCGGACCATACCTCTTTATTAAAGTTAGATGTGGACAAATCTTTACCAAGAGTAAGCCAACCTGGACGAATGTTGTGGTCCTCACCAAAGAGTTCAAGACGCCTCCTACCAAGCGCAAAATGCTCAATGATCCTATACATGTCTTCAGGCTTTTTTGTTGAACCTGTATAATACACAAATATTACCAAGCTAGTGACAGTTTACCAATTGGCATGTCTTCAATAATAAAATCAACGTGAGTCAGCAATAAATAGTGATAAGTATCAGACGACTGCAAATAACAGTAACAGGTAAGTAGAACAACATATAAATAAGATTTTCTTTCTATTAACTCTCTAACAAGGGGGAGCATATTATAAAAAGGACAAGAAAAGGCAGCAAAGATGAGTTCTACAAAAGATGGTTGTAATGGTTACATTGGTTTGTCATATTTGTTTTCTCCCTCACCAATCTCCTTTGAGACAAAATGGATAAACAGTTAGGTGAACCCGTTACTGGCAAAAGGTGCCTGGGCTCAAGCCCCAGCCCAACCATGGCCCAGGAGGGTACTGCAAGTACAGCACCACACACCAGGAAGTTCGTCTAGGTTATGTTTTAGCAAGGGTCTAGAGATTAGGTTTGCTTATAAGTCAAGTCGAGTCAGGATTCCTTGTAAGTCAAGTCGGGCCCTCCCCATAAATATGAGGGGAGATATAATCGTTAAAAATCAAGAAGTAAATGGTTTAACCCTTAGGCTCCCCAGCCCCTAAGTCTCTCTCCCTTTCCGCTACTGTTcagccacctcctcctccctccccaaTAACTCAGAACCACACGAACAAGATCAATTAGGGGACAGAGAAGTCCATGGCCCCTCCGTATTATGGAGTAAAAAATTGCACAAGTTACAGGGTCATCAAAAGTCATTCTAGAACATTCAAAGAAAAAAACACCCCAAAAGCTGCTTGCTCAGGCTAATAAATGGTATCAGGTAACCTGACTAGATGTTGGCAGGTCGAAAACTAGGTATATTGAAAGGGAATTCACATAATAAAcaaatcaaaatagaaaatcCTAGCATGAAAAAAAAGACATGCAAAGTATGACAAATGAAGGGAGAACATTTGTCATAAGGCATTAGAGGTGCCATCTGATGAAAGATTGTCTGAGGGAAGAAGACTTTAGACATAGGCGATGTTGCCACTCATCAATTGGCACTTGGTAGTTAGCAAAGGGTGAACATGAAGCAATGAATAATGATATTTGTATATTATAAAGTTATGTTAAGAATCAAATACCATCAGTAGGTTCCTCAGTTATTATTATGTCAGTGTCGATGTTTGCATGGATGATATGCCCATCAGTGCTGCGCCGTACAGTTCCTTTTATGCCCATTAAGCAATGCTCCTAAATAAGGGGGGAACATATGCTTAAGAAGAAAGACAGCTACAAGGGAGTTTATTAAGCCATTAGACATAGAGAATAGCTAACCTTTGAACGCTGGAACAAAGTATTAGAATCATGGCGCAGACCTGGTGTTGCATTTTTCTTGTTGGTTTTTACCCAACATACATCCTCACACCTACGGAATCCCCACTGCAGGAACAAATACCTCAGCACTATGCATCTCAATACTATTATTCACTAATTAAGCTATATTTTCTTGGATTACTATTTTGAAAGTAGCCCAATGAGACACCCCTCCATCTTTATTAGGTAAATAGGGCACAATTCCAATAAAAATTGCATGGGGTTGTGCACAGACAAGAAGTGGCTACAATGGAATATGGATTACAACACATTGTAAGCAGCAGTCAGCATGTTTGAGAGTGATGAAATTATTATGTAATATTATATGAATAGCAATCCGATGGAACATTCCTTAGTATTTATGAATAGGACACCTTTTGTGAACAAACCATAAGGTTTGGGCCAAACAAACAAGAAATAGCTACAATAAATGAGATGAGTAAGGCACATATTGGGGACAAGAATATAGTAGTCTGGATCTGGTATTCTAGAAGTTGAGATCAAATTCTAATGCCCCCAATGAACAGGTTAAGTATGATAATAAATTAATAAATAAAACACTAGAAACAGCACTTTTGAAGATACCAAGTTATACAAAGAGCCAGCTAGCCCACCTTCTTCAAACATTGTCTGCCTTGTTCAAGACCTACACCATCACCAACCCAAAGGAAGATAAATGAAGGCGTATCAGATATGACCTGTTGAATCAAATAACTGACTATATCATAGCAACTCCACAAGAAAAGAACAAGCTCCCAAAGAAGAAGAAAGGCTGTAGTATTCACTAAAAAGAAAATTATGTAATAATTCAAGATAGAGAATAACCTCAATTTTCAAATTCATAATCTCCTCAGCAGTCCAATACTCAATATGGTCTGTGATACCTGGAGCACGATGAACATACTCCTCCCATGGAGGATCTACAAGGATAACATCAAACTTTGTGCCGAAAAAATCTGGGGAGAGCACATGTTCCTTGAGGTCACACTTGTAGTACATTGGTGCTGAAGCTGAGTTAGCTACTATTTCATCTTTCCTCTGTATGAGTTCTCTTAGCTTGGGATAATCCTCCACTACACTTGTAAGCTCTAGTTCTCTAATGAAATTCTGAGGTCGCAAGCCAGTGTCAACAAAGTTCTGTGAATAATCATTTTGTTCGCCCCTTGAAGGAGCTTTTCGAGCAGATCCACTATTCCTCTGTGGTGTCCAGCCTCCAGGTGGCTTATCATGCAGCATTTCATGACTTGGTGTAGCTATTGGGTTGAAACCGGGTACAGGAGCATCTGTTGGACCTCCTCTTCCAGTGGTTGTTTGATCTAATTGAATATTATGGCTTGGGCCAGCTCCCACACTAGGAGAGAACCCAGGTCCAGCTGCTAGAGGAGGCATAAGAAGTTTGGGTGGAACAGAAAGCATATTCACATCCATACCCCTTCCTCCAGCCCAAACAAGAGGCCCTGGAAAAGGTGGCATGAAAATACCAGGTCCAAGAGGACTTGGAGAATGTGACATGTTTGGGCCCATTGGTTGCATTGGACCTGGTGGCAGACCAAGAGGTCCAAATGGTGGAGGCGGCATCATGGGCACTGGACCTCCCATTCTCTGAGGTTCCCTTCCATTTGGCCTCCCTCTTATACCTCTAGAAAGTCTACCACCTTTTGATCCTTGCTGAGGAATTGGAGAAACCAAACTGCTGCTACCACTTTGAACTGCTACTGGTGTATCGGATGTCATTGGTCCTTTCATTCCTGCTCTCGCAATTGGGGAATCAACAGAACCTTTGCCGGTATTCTGATTTGTATTTTGAGCATCATCATAGTATCTCTCTTTTGAATCCTCTTCACTTCTATAATTCCTTTTGTCCTCTTCAGCAGTATCATTTGTACCAGCTGTTAAATCCTGATGTGCATTCATGCTTGTTCTTCTCCCAGAAACAGAGCTCTCCCTTCCAAAATCAAGATTCCTGTTAGGCCTTATTTCTATAGAATCAGAACCATCATATCGATTTCCATATGAAGAAGGGCCTTTGCTGCTCTCATATCTGCCCCTAGAATCTTTCCTGTATGCAGACCAGCCTTGGAAACTTCCACCATCTAACCTTTCGTGCCCATGAATCCATTCCAAAGTAGTGCCATAGTCATTTGCACCTTTAGATTCTTCCCTTTGATGATTTCTCATGTACTCTCTTGATTCTTCCGATTCTTTGTTTCGCTCCCTCCCTCTGTGTGATGTAAAATCATCTCTAGTTTTCTCTTTCATGTTTATACTTTGTTCCCTGGCGTTTGCACCATCTTCCAAATATGGGACCTTACCTTTAGTTCCTAAATTGACGTTACTTTCGTATGTACACTCATCTTGATGCCTTAGTTTCTCATCTTTCTCTTCCCATTCGGCGGTCCTATGTTTATCATCTCTTTGACTGGATCCATCCCTGTGGTCATGAGCCTCTCGTGCATTCTTGTGATTACTCTGACCAGAAGATGGCCTACCATCAGCTTCATCAGAGTCCCAATCATTctcatcttttcttcttctcctaCTGTTGTCCCCATCTTTCTCGGTTTTCTCTTTAGGGCTTCGCCGTGGAACCTTGGATACCCGTGAATC from Panicum hallii strain FIL2 chromosome 9, PHallii_v3.1, whole genome shotgun sequence includes:
- the LOC112878233 gene encoding methyltransferase-like protein 1 isoform X1, which encodes MEGSESSRSRSRGDVEDSIDAMGSWKEDEEREDADGRKSQSGKAKKHGSADRVEDPDDARRGSSTNRNGSRRKSVSGSAQAYSDDEDDYDVRRDSRVSKVPRRSPKEKTEKDGDNSRRRRKDENDWDSDEADGRPSSGQSNHKNAREAHDHRDGSSQRDDKHRTAEWEEKDEKLRHQDECTYESNVNLGTKGKVPYLEDGANAREQSINMKEKTRDDFTSHRGRERNKESEESREYMRNHQREESKGANDYGTTLEWIHGHERLDGGSFQGWSAYRKDSRGRYESSKGPSSYGNRYDGSDSIEIRPNRNLDFGRESSVSGRRTSMNAHQDLTAGTNDTAEEDKRNYRSEEDSKERYYDDAQNTNQNTGKGSVDSPIARAGMKGPMTSDTPVAVQSGSSSLVSPIPQQGSKGGRLSRGIRGRPNGREPQRMGGPVPMMPPPPFGPLGLPPGPMQPMGPNMSHSPSPLGPGIFMPPFPGPLVWAGGRGMDVNMLSVPPKLLMPPLAAGPGFSPSVGAGPSHNIQLDQTTTGRGGPTDAPVPGFNPIATPSHEMLHDKPPGGWTPQRNSGSARKAPSRGEQNDYSQNFVDTGLRPQNFIRELELTSVVEDYPKLRELIQRKDEIVANSASAPMYYKCDLKEHVLSPDFFGTKFDVILVDPPWEEYVHRAPGITDHIEYWTAEEIMNLKIEVISDTPSFIFLWVGDGVGLEQGRQCLKKWGFRRCEDVCWVKTNKKNATPGLRHDSNTLFQRSKEHCLMGIKGTVRRSTDGHIIHANIDTDIIITEEPTDGSTKKPEDMYRIIEHFALGRRRLELFGEDHNIRPGWLTLGKDLSTSNFNKEAYIKNFADRDGKVWQGGGGRNPPPEAPHLLVTTPEIESLRPKSPQKNQQSIPTIGSSSSTNRRPGANTLQNVVTVVGSETMMPAPWASTPVAGFGTREGGVAPDSGPSDSYGFSAPFGRPSSDHIDFDTPRML
- the LOC112878233 gene encoding methyltransferase-like protein 1 isoform X2 produces the protein MEGSESSRSRSRGDVEDSIDAMGSWKEDEEREDADGRKSQSGKAKKHGSADRVEDPDDARRGSSTNRNGSRRKSVSGSAQAYSDDEDDYDVRRDSRVSKVPRRSPKEKTEKDGDNSRRRRKDENDWDSDEADGRPSSGQSNHKNAREAHDHRDGSSQRDDKHRTAEWEEKDEKLRHQDECTYESNVNLGTKGKVPYLEDGANAREQSINMKEKTRDDFTSHRGRERNKESEESREYMRNHQREESKGANDYGTTLEWIHGHERLDGGSFQGWSAYRKDSRGRYESSKGPSSYGNRYDGSDSIEIRPNRNLDFGRESSVSGRRTSMNAHQDLTAGTNDTAEEDKRNYRSEEDSKERYYDDAQNTNQNTGKGSVDSPIARAGMKGPMTSDTPVAVQSGSSSLVSPIPQQGSKGGRLSRGIRGRPNGREPQRMGGPVPMMPPPPFGPLGLPPGPMQPMGPNMSHSPSPLGPGIFMPPFPGPLVWAGGRGMDVNMLSVPPKLLMPPLAAGPGFSPSVGAGPSHNIQLDQTTTGRGGPTDAPVPGFNPIATPSHEMLHDKPPGGWTPQRNSGSARKAPSRGEQNDYSQNFVDTGLRPQNFIRELELTSVVEDYPKLRELIQRKDEIVANSASAPMYYKCDLKEHVLSPDFFGTKFDVILVDPPWEEYVHRAPGITDHIEYWTAEEIMNLKIEVISDTPSFIFLWVGDGVGLEQGRQCLKKWGFRRCEDVCWVKTNKKNATPGLRHDSNTLFQRSKEHCLMGIKGTVRRSTDGHIIHANIDTDIIITEEPTDGSTKKPEDMYRIIEHFALGRRRLELFGEDHNIRPGIHQELCR